From one Flavobacteriales bacterium genomic stretch:
- a CDS encoding tail fiber domain-containing protein: protein MATWTGEVFRTNTSQTILGVPNPTYWRMFHGGSGATDERGQLFAVPNLGHFNINAPNGHFQLHTQNVQRARLNGNVTSNMGPPTAPPFLNVNRDGFFALSGTDNAFNNVNSRAPFTRLHLVDNAVDPANPTVYAQEHGYRPWQRNGVTFTGNSDQSYIGHKYDANDNTDFVVQWSDNPNGSPWGVDRMKFVFTTQYNAGQARGAQSVNGLEAIRLWPRNNFDVNVGIGDFFAGNQLTPAVVTDPTERVDILNGRLRIRQLPDDSAAVDSFYVMVVDRTTLTPGNQERGVVKWVDPSTLGGGGADCDWTVENDGTSGPAVSHNVYTAVGVSDDCPDDDDAVGIGLNLQNSQSPGKLAVRSTQYSKAVHVDQLSTEPNVQGLGVEVAGGTTTTTGIHVQTEQGSASGAQNRGVDISAVGTGAPGNSWNYGLVANVVGSSSRTRGITANTFGGTVTGYAGWFQAFDPAPWVYGVSGQARGGQRRIGVEGLAVGSDLNQIGVMGASTSGTGNWPIPLNVPYIGTAGFARRADSTTYAIGVYGDAVGPFYEDSLNTTAWAGYFNGVVKATGKMICTELHEVSDASLKTDVAELTGAMAVVNELRPSTYHFAAPVGLDIDLPTQLQYGFLAQEVEEVLPSLVGRTTFLGEVDSLGNVLSTQSTVRTLNYQGLIPVVVAALKEQHATIDSMQEQLQAAQSAIATMQQQLATCCAQPPVDSDQRSGSGVEGEKLTPSQERLLRIAPNPFTDRTTLFCTLERAGRMQLLANSADGRSLMVLSEGQREAGEFQYEWSTEKLAPGVYYITLLLDGEPVVKRAVKVGR from the coding sequence ATGGCCACGTGGACTGGCGAAGTGTTCCGCACCAATACGTCCCAGACCATTCTTGGCGTGCCGAACCCCACGTACTGGCGCATGTTCCATGGCGGCTCTGGCGCGACCGATGAGAGAGGCCAGCTCTTCGCGGTTCCGAATCTGGGGCACTTCAACATCAATGCGCCCAATGGGCACTTCCAGTTGCATACCCAGAACGTGCAGCGCGCTCGCCTGAATGGCAACGTGACCAGTAACATGGGGCCGCCCACCGCACCGCCATTCCTGAACGTGAATCGCGATGGCTTCTTTGCCCTCAGCGGCACCGATAATGCCTTCAACAATGTGAATAGCCGCGCGCCGTTCACGCGGTTGCACCTTGTCGATAATGCCGTAGACCCCGCTAACCCGACCGTGTATGCGCAAGAGCATGGCTACCGGCCCTGGCAGCGCAATGGCGTCACCTTCACGGGCAACAGCGACCAGAGCTACATCGGCCATAAGTACGATGCCAATGACAACACGGATTTCGTGGTGCAGTGGAGCGATAATCCGAACGGGAGCCCTTGGGGTGTGGACCGCATGAAGTTCGTGTTCACCACGCAATACAATGCCGGTCAAGCGCGCGGCGCGCAATCGGTCAACGGCCTTGAAGCCATCCGGTTATGGCCAAGGAACAACTTCGATGTGAACGTTGGCATTGGTGATTTCTTCGCAGGCAACCAGTTGACACCGGCGGTGGTAACGGATCCAACTGAGCGTGTGGATATCCTGAATGGCCGCTTGCGGATCAGGCAGCTGCCGGATGATTCGGCGGCGGTCGATTCCTTCTACGTGATGGTGGTTGACCGTACAACACTTACCCCCGGCAATCAGGAGCGCGGCGTAGTGAAGTGGGTAGATCCATCAACCCTCGGCGGAGGCGGTGCTGATTGCGATTGGACCGTCGAGAATGACGGCACTTCTGGTCCAGCGGTTTCGCACAACGTGTACACGGCAGTTGGCGTCAGCGACGACTGCCCTGATGATGATGACGCGGTCGGCATCGGCTTGAACCTTCAGAACTCACAATCGCCTGGCAAACTAGCGGTGAGGAGCACTCAGTACAGCAAAGCCGTGCATGTTGATCAACTCTCGACAGAGCCAAACGTCCAAGGACTCGGAGTCGAAGTTGCAGGCGGCACAACCACCACCACGGGCATCCATGTCCAGACTGAGCAAGGCTCTGCGAGTGGGGCTCAGAACCGTGGAGTGGATATCAGCGCTGTGGGAACCGGGGCACCCGGGAATTCTTGGAATTACGGCCTGGTGGCGAATGTGGTCGGGAGCAGTAGCCGTACCCGCGGCATCACAGCCAATACGTTCGGTGGCACTGTCACTGGTTACGCGGGCTGGTTCCAGGCATTCGACCCCGCGCCATGGGTGTACGGCGTTTCGGGTCAAGCGCGCGGTGGCCAGCGCCGAATCGGCGTGGAGGGCTTAGCGGTTGGTTCTGACCTGAATCAGATTGGAGTCATGGGCGCATCAACTTCGGGGACAGGCAACTGGCCAATACCGTTGAATGTGCCTTACATCGGTACGGCCGGCTTTGCACGTCGCGCAGACTCTACCACCTATGCCATTGGCGTGTATGGCGATGCCGTAGGTCCGTTCTACGAGGACTCTCTGAATACCACGGCCTGGGCCGGATACTTCAACGGCGTAGTAAAGGCTACCGGCAAGATGATCTGCACTGAGCTGCATGAAGTCTCCGATGCCTCATTGAAGACGGATGTTGCGGAACTCACGGGGGCGATGGCAGTGGTGAATGAACTGCGGCCATCAACATACCACTTTGCCGCTCCGGTCGGCTTGGATATCGACCTGCCTACTCAACTTCAATACGGGTTCCTCGCGCAAGAAGTGGAGGAGGTTCTTCCCAGTTTGGTCGGGAGGACGACATTCCTGGGCGAGGTCGATTCCTTGGGCAATGTGCTCTCCACGCAGTCCACGGTGAGGACCCTGAACTACCAAGGGCTTATTCCTGTAGTGGTTGCGGCGCTTAAAGAACAGCATGCTACGATCGACAGCATGCAAGAGCAGCTCCAAGCGGCACAAAGCGCCATCGCCACCATGCAGCAGCAACTCGCCACCTGTTGCGCCCAGCCTCCGGTTGATAGCGACCAACGCTCCGGTTCCGGAGTGGAAGGCGAGAAACTCACCCCCAGCCAAGAGCGCCTGCTCCGCATCGCTCCCAATCCCTTCACCGACCGTACCACCTTGTTCTGCACGTTGGAGCGCGCGGGCCGCATGCAGTTGCTGGCCAACAGCGCCGATGGCCGCAGCTTGATGGTGCTGAGCGAGGGCCAGCGCGAGGCCGGTGAATTCCAGTACGAGTGGAGCACGGAGAAGCTCGCGCCCGGCGTGTACTACATCACCCTCTTGCTCGATGGCGAGCCGGTGGTGAAGCGCGCGGTGAAGGTGGGGAGGTAG
- a CDS encoding T9SS type A sorting domain-containing protein encodes MRSALLSIMLLFSVLQTRAQNLVPNWSFEEISSCPQYQGDIENAIGWLTFRGEYSCDLYHVCGHPDSCGVPINFAGEQLPSSGQAYAGIHTFSADDAWPWYTREWVGAQLTTPLVVGATYHATFKVSLTLGWGTGAPLFERCRFANDRTGLFFTMSQWLQDDFDPVPGYAHVFGTEVVEDTVGWTLISGSFVADSAYQYVVVGNFFSDEETNWSLMDPNGTGYLAYYYIDDVCVSPNPQYCAIASGLAIRPGQGFRVWSDLSSGTLNAAGIQGLGVERISVVDAIGRSVAQPLAVTGSDSWSVSVSTWASGAYIVVVELDDGSRIAERVFLGR; translated from the coding sequence ATGCGCTCAGCGCTGCTGTCCATAATGCTGCTTTTTTCCGTGCTGCAAACGCGCGCACAGAATCTTGTGCCGAATTGGAGCTTCGAGGAGATCAGCAGTTGCCCGCAATACCAAGGCGATATCGAGAACGCCATCGGTTGGCTCACCTTCAGAGGCGAGTATTCCTGCGACCTCTATCATGTGTGCGGACATCCGGATTCGTGCGGAGTGCCAATCAATTTTGCGGGTGAGCAGCTGCCTTCCAGTGGGCAGGCCTATGCCGGCATCCACACATTCAGCGCGGATGACGCCTGGCCTTGGTACACGAGAGAGTGGGTAGGTGCGCAACTGACTACTCCGTTAGTTGTCGGCGCGACTTATCATGCTACGTTCAAGGTCAGTCTCACACTGGGTTGGGGAACTGGAGCCCCGTTGTTCGAGAGATGCCGCTTCGCCAATGACCGAACCGGATTGTTCTTCACCATGAGCCAATGGCTTCAGGACGACTTTGATCCTGTGCCTGGTTATGCCCACGTGTTCGGCACCGAAGTGGTTGAGGACACGGTGGGCTGGACCCTGATCAGCGGCAGTTTCGTGGCCGATAGCGCGTACCAGTACGTGGTGGTAGGCAACTTCTTCAGCGACGAGGAGACGAATTGGTCGCTAATGGACCCCAATGGCACCGGCTATCTGGCCTATTACTACATCGACGATGTGTGCGTCTCACCGAATCCGCAGTATTGTGCCATTGCGTCTGGCCTGGCGATCAGGCCGGGGCAAGGGTTCAGGGTTTGGAGCGACCTTTCGAGTGGCACCTTGAACGCCGCTGGAATTCAGGGGCTTGGTGTGGAGCGCATATCGGTGGTGGATGCAATCGGCAGATCAGTCGCACAGCCGCTGGCGGTTACTGGCTCGGATAGCTGGAGCGTTTCGGTCAGCACATGGGCGAGCGGTGCATACATCGTGGTAGTTGAACTCGATGATGGCAGTCGAATAGCTGAGCGTGTGTTCCTCGGTCGTTAA
- the murB gene encoding UDP-N-acetylmuramate dehydrogenase, which yields MPLLRNADLQPFNTFGIAVKADALCSFQAVEELRALLAAPELSALPRLVLGGGSNILFTRDFEGLVLLNEVPGIAIEAEMDDRVVVRAGAGVVWHDLVMHCVAKGWGGLENLSLIPGKVGAAPMQNIGAYGVEIKDCFVSLEALRVSDGEVIRFDRSACSFGYRESFFKREGKDRFIILNVSFTLTKRDHLIRTAYGDIQGELSRMGVAQPTIKDVSDAVIAIRSSKLPDPKVLGNAGSFFKNPVVDARVAERIKLAHPNAPVYPAGEGHSKLAAGWLIEQCGWKGRRIGACGVHEKQALVLVNHGGATGAEVWELSDQVLRSVRERFGVELEREVNII from the coding sequence ATGCCCCTGCTCCGCAACGCCGACCTCCAGCCCTTCAACACCTTCGGCATCGCCGTTAAGGCGGATGCGCTCTGCAGCTTCCAAGCGGTGGAAGAATTGCGCGCGTTGCTGGCCGCGCCGGAGCTCAGTGCCCTGCCGCGCCTCGTGCTTGGCGGCGGCAGCAACATCCTCTTCACCCGCGATTTCGAAGGACTGGTGCTGCTGAATGAAGTCCCGGGCATCGCAATCGAAGCCGAGATGGACGATCGCGTCGTGGTGCGCGCTGGCGCCGGCGTGGTGTGGCATGACCTGGTGATGCACTGCGTGGCCAAGGGCTGGGGCGGGCTCGAGAACCTCAGCCTGATTCCCGGCAAGGTGGGCGCAGCGCCCATGCAGAACATCGGTGCGTACGGCGTGGAGATCAAGGATTGCTTCGTTTCGTTGGAAGCCTTGCGCGTGAGCGATGGTGAGGTCATTCGCTTCGATCGCTCGGCTTGTTCATTCGGCTACCGCGAGAGCTTCTTCAAACGCGAAGGCAAGGATCGATTCATCATCCTGAATGTCAGCTTTACCCTCACGAAGCGCGATCACCTCATCCGTACCGCCTACGGCGACATCCAAGGTGAGCTGTCCCGGATGGGCGTGGCGCAACCGACGATCAAGGATGTGAGCGACGCGGTGATCGCCATCCGCAGCAGCAAACTGCCGGACCCCAAGGTGCTGGGCAACGCAGGGAGCTTCTTCAAGAACCCGGTGGTGGATGCACGCGTCGCAGAGCGCATCAAGCTCGCTCACCCGAACGCACCGGTCTATCCAGCAGGCGAAGGCCACAGCAAGCTTGCGGCAGGCTGGCTCATTGAGCAATGCGGCTGGAAGGGCAGGCGCATCGGCGCATGCGGGGTGCATGAGAAGCAGGCACTGGTGCTGGTGAACCACGGCGGCGCCACGGGCGCTGAGGTCTGGGAACTGAGCGATCAAGTGCTTCGCAGTGTGCGCGAGCGCTTCGGCGTGGAGCTGGAGCGCGAGGTGAATATCATCTAG
- a CDS encoding type II toxin-antitoxin system RelE/ParE family toxin translates to MKAKAIELRDLAWQEWQEASLHYELEQPKLGARFDKAVLKAIEDLVRVTCSYPERVNGFRYAPVQDFPYCIVFELTGGLAIVYSVFHMSRRPLRSKKRRR, encoded by the coding sequence ATGAAGGCAAAGGCCATTGAGCTGCGTGACCTGGCTTGGCAGGAATGGCAGGAGGCCTCATTGCACTACGAGCTCGAGCAACCGAAACTTGGCGCGCGCTTCGACAAAGCAGTGCTCAAAGCCATTGAGGACCTGGTTCGCGTGACATGCAGCTACCCTGAACGGGTGAACGGTTTCCGATACGCCCCGGTCCAGGACTTCCCATATTGCATCGTGTTCGAGTTGACGGGTGGCCTAGCCATTGTGTACAGTGTTTTCCATATGAGTCGCAGACCATTGCGATCGAAGAAGCGGCGGCGCTGA
- a CDS encoding c-type cytochrome — MSCHHPPKNAAPTGSTPLRLELPAWAIADTALRLDSPYDNPLTVEGAALGRMLFHEKALSADGSLSCASCHLQRFAFADSARFSSGMSGQRTARNSMPLMNLAWDHFFFWDARALSLELQAFEPVTAHREMASRWIEVSHRLAQDKRYPPLFAAAFGDARIDSLRIAFALAQFERTMVSLDSRFDRYFYGKQADALNAQEKRGKDLFFTRAHCVDCHEPPLFKGHHVLNIGLDSVPTDLGMGARTGLPWHAGRFKTPTLRNIAVTAPYMHDGRFATLEQVVDFYADDVFTASPTLDEHMLPWRKGEVRLSKQDRTDLVAFLRTLTDSAFLVDPRFGPPGHRH; from the coding sequence ATGTCATGCCATCATCCGCCCAAGAACGCTGCACCAACCGGATCAACACCCCTGCGACTCGAGCTCCCCGCTTGGGCTATCGCCGACACCGCGCTCCGCCTCGATTCCCCCTACGATAATCCGCTCACCGTGGAAGGCGCAGCGCTGGGCCGCATGCTCTTTCATGAAAAAGCACTGAGCGCCGATGGCTCGCTCTCTTGCGCCAGTTGCCACCTGCAGCGCTTCGCCTTCGCGGACAGCGCGCGCTTCTCCAGCGGCATGAGCGGCCAGCGCACGGCGCGCAACAGCATGCCTTTGATGAACCTGGCGTGGGACCATTTCTTCTTCTGGGACGCCCGCGCCCTCAGCCTCGAGCTGCAGGCCTTCGAGCCGGTGACCGCGCACCGCGAGATGGCGAGCCGCTGGATCGAAGTGAGCCATCGCCTTGCGCAGGACAAGCGTTATCCGCCGCTCTTCGCCGCCGCCTTCGGCGATGCCCGCATCGACAGCCTGCGCATCGCATTCGCCCTGGCGCAGTTCGAGCGCACCATGGTCTCACTCGATTCGCGATTCGACCGCTACTTCTACGGGAAACAGGCCGATGCGCTCAATGCGCAGGAGAAGCGAGGCAAGGACCTCTTCTTCACCCGCGCGCATTGCGTCGATTGCCACGAGCCGCCGCTCTTCAAGGGGCATCATGTGCTGAACATCGGGCTCGACAGCGTGCCCACGGACCTCGGCATGGGTGCTCGCACGGGCCTGCCCTGGCACGCGGGGCGATTCAAGACCCCTACGCTCCGCAACATCGCCGTGACGGCGCCATACATGCACGATGGCCGATTCGCCACGCTGGAGCAGGTCGTCGATTTCTATGCGGATGACGTGTTCACGGCATCGCCCACGCTCGATGAGCACATGCTGCCCTGGCGCAAAGGCGAAGTGCGGCTCTCCAAGCAGGACCGCACGGACCTGGTTGCCTTCCTGCGCACGCTCACCGATTCGGCCTTCCTCGTTGATCCGCGTTTCGGCCCTCCCGGCCACCGCCATTGA
- a CDS encoding cytochrome-c peroxidase — protein MRRLPFLFALLAIAACRKDPAVEQADAFTGPTPLALELPPWTQNLPHPMNLPADNPLTVEGVALGRKLFYEKALSDNYSLSCGSCHQQEFAFSDPRRFSLGSDGSVGRRQSMPVQNMLWDHLLFWDGRAASLEEQAFGPVVNHLEMRNRWPVVEERLRRLPNYPELFARAFGSPDIDSVRVVKAIAQFERTLLSFDSPFDRYYYSGDATAMSDAQVRGMDLFFGEAECDLCHMAPLFQDHDLRNIGMAPGPDQGLAEITGLVSDRGRFKVNSLRNIAVTAPYMHDGRFAMLEEVIDFYADSVNINEPNLDNHMWPWTGGQIDLDAQERADLKAFLEALTDERFLNDPAFSEPQ, from the coding sequence ATGCGGCGCCTCCCCTTCCTATTCGCCTTGCTCGCCATCGCGGCGTGCCGCAAGGATCCCGCCGTGGAGCAGGCGGATGCCTTCACGGGGCCCACGCCCTTGGCGCTGGAACTGCCGCCTTGGACGCAGAACCTGCCGCATCCGATGAACCTGCCCGCCGACAATCCGCTCACCGTGGAAGGCGTTGCGCTGGGCCGCAAGCTGTTCTATGAGAAAGCGCTGTCGGACAACTATAGCCTCAGCTGCGGATCGTGCCACCAGCAGGAGTTCGCCTTCAGCGACCCGCGTAGATTCTCGCTCGGATCGGATGGGTCCGTGGGGCGGCGGCAATCGATGCCCGTGCAGAACATGCTCTGGGACCATCTCCTCTTCTGGGATGGCCGCGCGGCTTCGTTGGAAGAGCAAGCCTTCGGCCCCGTGGTGAATCACCTCGAGATGCGCAACCGCTGGCCCGTGGTGGAGGAACGGCTCCGCCGACTGCCCAACTATCCCGAGCTTTTCGCTCGCGCCTTCGGATCCCCGGACATTGACAGCGTGCGCGTGGTGAAGGCCATCGCGCAATTCGAGCGCACGCTGCTCAGCTTCGATTCGCCCTTCGACCGCTACTACTACAGCGGTGATGCCACGGCCATGTCCGATGCCCAGGTGCGCGGCATGGACCTCTTCTTCGGCGAGGCCGAGTGCGACCTCTGCCACATGGCGCCGCTCTTCCAGGACCACGACCTGCGCAACATCGGCATGGCGCCCGGACCGGATCAAGGATTGGCGGAGATCACTGGCCTCGTGAGCGATCGCGGCCGCTTCAAGGTGAACAGCCTGCGCAACATCGCCGTCACCGCGCCCTACATGCACGATGGGCGCTTCGCCATGCTGGAAGAAGTGATCGACTTCTACGCAGACAGCGTGAACATCAATGAGCCCAATCTCGATAATCACATGTGGCCCTGGACCGGCGGCCAGATCGACCTTGATGCGCAGGAGCGCGCCGACCTCAAAGCCTTCCTGGAAGCCCTCACCGATGAGCGCTTCCTGAACGATCCGGCGTTCAGCGAGCCGCAGTGA